cagccagccagttagctgCTAACACCgacccagctagctagctaacgttagctgtgtcAGTTTAAATTAGCTACAACCAAGTAACTAGTTCTATTTGTATTGAGTCTGTACAACGAAGTCCATAATGTAGCTAGATGGTTGTTGCTAGCTACAACATTTCCATTTAGACCTGGTTTGCTAGCTAGCAAACCCGTTTCAGAcgccagctagttagctagtagGATaacagctggtggtggtggtatacttCCCTGCCACTCAAGTCTTGTAGCTAACTTTCACTTGTCTTTTTCAGACAAAAGTAGACCGCACAAATATGCAGACGATTAAATGTGTTGTGGTTGGAGATGGAGCAGTGGGAAAAACCTGCCTTTTGATTTCATACACAACCAACAAATTCCCCTCTGAATATGTACCAACAGTAAGTACATCTAACTTATACATTGGATTTCTTTCTGATTATTGATTTGGTGATTGTTTCACACTGACTCTAACAGAAGAGACTTGGGTCTTCTCAATAACTACCATTCTGAATAGGACAGATGCCTTATTCTCTTTTCATTTTCTCATCACAGGTGTTTGATAACTATGCAGTAACTGTCATGATTGGCGGTGAGCCGTACACCCTAGGATTATTTGATACTGCAGGTAAGAGTGGATCCTTTTCAAGGACATGGTCTTCAGTTCCCAATTTGAATAAAGAATATTTTGGTTGATTGCTATTCACATTTAATCAATGCTTTATACCCGTCTCCACAGGTCAGGAGGATTATGACAGATTACGGCCTTTGAGCTATCCCCAGACGGATGTTTTTCTAGTTTGTTTCTCTAGTGTTTCACCCTCTTCATTTGAGAATGTTAAAGAAAAGGTGAGTACAATGCCAAGCCCATGAAGCATACAATGCACATTTTTGAATAAAGGAATattgagttaaaataaattattTCTAGTAGGTTAAATGTAATGTCAAATTGGCAACAAAATGAAGGGATGGGAAAGATACTAGTTATGGTGTcgttgactagctgactgactgaccattCTGAGTGTTTGAAAACAATGTTTCCTCTCTCTTGCAGTGGGTACCTGAAATCACTCACCACTGTCCCAAGACACCATTCCTGCTCGTTGGAACTCAGATTGATCTGAGAGATGACCCTTCCACAGTAGAGAAGCTGGCCAAGAACAAACAGAAGCCTATCAGCCCTGAGATGGCTGAGAAGCTCGCCCGTGACCTGAAGGCAGTCAAATATGTCGAGTGCTCTGCCCTGACACAGGTGAGATGTTCTAAAGTATAAACCAAACAGGTAATACTTGTGACTTGCATGATAACAACCTATTGTGTTAGATGTACACGTTGCTCTATGTCGTCTTTGTGCTAAGCTCGACGTTACACTCTGTTAGTGGTGGCCTAGAACTGCATGGAAACCCATCCTTACAATGCTCTTTAATCTTGTCTGTCTGCTAACTAACCTCTCTCTAATGCTAGTCATATTTTCCCTTTTCTCCCCTCTCTAGCGAGGTCTGAAGAATGTATTTGATGAAGCTATCCTAGCAGCTCTAGAACCTCCTGAAACCCAGCGAAAGAGAAAGTGCTGTCTGTTCTGATGACAAGTGTCTTTTAAAATCTTGCTTTGCCTCTGATCGTCTGCTGCTTCTTTAATGTCAAGAAATTACTGTCTGTCAAGTAACTAACCAAGTTGCTCTTTTAAAATGTGTGCCCATTAACTTCATTTCAATGTCTGATTTTGTTTTGACTTACCCTAATCACAATAGACCATACTGCCTTGGCCTTCGTGTCAAGGATGCCAACACTTTCATTTTAGTACTTAATGTGCAAGTTTACATTAGGCTGTAGCTGAGTTTGTGTGTTCCTTATAAAATATAATACCTCAGTATTTATATGCTTCGGTTCCATTCAACCCTTCCAGGAAACATTTCTGTGCTGTCTAAACAAGTATTATGAGCTTCAACTAACTTAATGTTTTTCTATCAcatcaatgtattttttttctactACTATATCAAAGACCGTAACTAAACATTATTGAAAGTTTAAGTTTTCCATTGGAGGTTAAGATCTTTGCAATCTTGAATGACTAAAACCTGTTATGATATATGAATAAAGGATAGTTTAAATTACAACTCTCTCCCAGTTCAGTCAAATTTGTTTTACATTCAAACAATTACAATAGTTGTGGTTACACACTGCAAGGTTGAAATATGTATTTGGTACATTCATGTTTTGTGTTTGCAGAAAGGACTAAAGAATGTGTTTGATGAGGCAATACTGGCTGCCCTGGAGCCTCCGGAACCCAAGAAGAGGCGCAAATGTGTGCTGCTCTGAGCATTTCCTCTCCTATTGGTTAGAGCATTTCAACAACATTACTTGGACAAACACAAACCATTATTGCACAAGAGTACTTCAATCCTATTGGTAACTGATACAAATACTTAAATGTTTgcaaagtagtgtgtgtgtggacttaATTGAAGTAGCTCGATCTCTACTAGAACCTGTGATAATTACCCTCTTATAAAATAAAACTTATTTCCTAGAGCCATCTCAGTATTTTTAAGTTAAACAGATTGGTGGCTTCAGTCTTGTCCGAAGAGTTCAAGGGTCACAGACACAAAGCTGAATTGGGATCAGTGACAACAGAACAAAACCCTTTCATGTTGAATAGTGTCAGGGAAGCATTGCCAGACAGTGATTTATAAATAATTTACCTTAAGGTGTATATAATGCCTTCGTGAACACCTGACATAAACATAAATCCCCCTTCAACTGGGAAAGTGATGATGGCTTCGGTAAGTCGGTATTgaacaatatatacagtatgtcaagCTGTATAGTTTTTATTTGATCAAATTTCTTGTCTGTCACATACTTTGTATGGTTTCTGCATTCCAGGCACTTAAGTCTTAATGCAAATTGTTGCAGTGTAAACTAACGATTTTTGCGTTAGGACAGATTGTTGCTTCTTTGACAGGAACTACACCTTAcaatatgtttatttgttttataCAAAAAAGACATTCACGTTTTGTCAACATTAAGAGTATAAGTGCATTTCTTTAAATGTATCAACCTAATAAAGCTTAGAATTCTCAAGTGTGCATTCTTTTCGGAGTAGGAGTGCAGATATGGCCCACGATGCAACCATGGGGTCTCAGTATATTGATGTAGTGCCTGTATTGTCCGTATTGCAAAGTGGATTAAAATCACCCTACAGTAGTTGAAGGTACAATAAGGACAGtacactttaaaatgtatttattactcGAGACAAAGCATGAGAAGTAATTTCCACATGATAGCAGTACATAACCAAATTAGCATACTTTATATTAATGTAGGTTCAAACACTTAATCTtcatgcattcggaaagtaatcagaccccttgacgttatccacattatgttacagccttattctacatttacattttagtcatttagcagacgctcttatccagagcaacttacagtagtgagtgcatacatttcattcttttttcccccccagtactggtcccccgtgggaatcgaacccacaaccctggcgttgcaaacaccatgctctataaactgagccacacgggaccacttctaaaattgattaaatcatttccccccctcaatctacacacactaccccaaaaTTACAAatcaaaaactggtttttagaaaatgtattacaaataaaaatatcacatttccataactattcagaccctttactcagtacttttttgaaacacctttggcagcgattacagcctagagtcttcttgggtatgacgctacaagcttggcacatctgtatttggggagtttgtcccattcttctctgcagatcctctcaagctctgtcaggttggatggagagcatcgctgcacagctattttcaggtctctccagagatgttcgatcgggttcaagtccaggctctggctgggccactcaaggacattcagagacttgtcccgaagccactccttggTTGTCTTCGCCCCCCAGTCTGGGGTCCTGAGCACTCCGGAGCTGgttttcaaggatctctctgtactactGCATTTAAGAATGGGggccactgtattcttgaggcccttcaatgctgcagaaatgttttggtacccttccccagatctgtgccacgacacgatcctgtctcggcgctccacagacaattccttcgacctcatgtcttggtttttgctctgacatgcactgtcaactgtgggagcttatatagacaggtgtgtgcctttccaaatcatgtctaatcaattgaatttaccacaggtggactccaatcaagttgtagaaacatctcaaggatgatcactggaaacaggatgtacctgagcttaattttgagtgtcatagcaaaatgtctgaatacttatttacataaggtatcttcaaaaaaaaaatctacatttggaaacatttctataatgtctgaatactttccaaaagcactgtatatccttatgtagtgcaccatGTAATCTGTGTATTCTCTCaatatacagtagcagtcaaaaggttttttattttctacattgtagattaatagtgaagacatcaacactgaaataaaatatggaataatgtagtaaccaaaaaaaaaaaaaaaatgtccaacaaagcaaaatatattttagattcttcaaaagtagccaccctttgctttgacatctttgcacactcttggcattctctcaaccagcttcccctggaatgcttttccaatagtgttggagttcccacatattttgagcacttgttggctacttttccctTCACTCTGCAATCCAACTCATCcccaaccatctcaattgggaggtcaggtcatctgatgcagcattccatcactctccttcttggtcaaatagcccttacacagcctggaggtgtgttgagtcattgtcctgttgaaaaacaaattatagttccactaagcgcaaaccaggtgggatggcgtatcactgcagaatgcta
The DNA window shown above is from Salmo salar chromosome ssa13, Ssal_v3.1, whole genome shotgun sequence and carries:
- the LOC106567263 gene encoding cell division control protein 42 homolog isoform X1, with the protein product MQTIKCVVVGDGAVGKTCLLISYTTNKFPSEYVPTVFDNYAVTVMIGGEPYTLGLFDTAGQEDYDRLRPLSYPQTDVFLVCFSSVSPSSFENVKEKWVPEITHHCPKTPFLLVGTQIDLRDDPSTVEKLAKNKQKPISPEMAEKLARDLKAVKYVECSALTQRGLKNVFDEAILAALEPPETQRKRKCCLF
- the LOC106567263 gene encoding cell division control protein 42 homolog isoform X2; its protein translation is MQTIKCVVVGDGAVGKTCLLISYTTNKFPSEYVPTVFDNYAVTVMIGGEPYTLGLFDTAGQEDYDRLRPLSYPQTDVFLVCFSSVSPSSFENVKEKWVPEITHHCPKTPFLLVGTQIDLRDDPSTVEKLAKNKQKPISPEMAEKLARDLKAVKYVECSALTQKGLKNVFDEAILAALEPPEPKKRRKCVLL